From the genome of Candidatus Aegiribacteria sp., one region includes:
- a CDS encoding adenylate/guanylate cyclase domain-containing protein, which translates to MEIPLDQLSYCSMTSFFSDIRGFTGFSEKLTPEDLVSLLNRYLTIMTDIILETGGTVDKFEGDAIIAFWGAPLPLEDHAVRACSAALRCHEAHVEMNRQLMLEGYPEIFTRIGLSTGDMVVGNMGSSKRFDYTAIGSTVNLGSRLEGANKVYDTSIMVPEDTFKNAQNQFVFRELDTIRVVGQQIPVKVYELKCRRDEITDELETLLREYSSALDLYRKGDFRAAAEKFSSEGDPTSMIMAQRCGQMIEEYADDPDKWDGVFNLSSK; encoded by the coding sequence GTGGAAATTCCACTAGATCAACTTTCCTATTGCTCCATGACTTCCTTTTTCTCCGATATCAGAGGATTCACCGGGTTTTCGGAAAAGCTTACACCTGAAGATCTTGTATCACTTCTTAACCGTTACCTTACGATCATGACCGATATTATACTGGAAACAGGCGGCACTGTAGACAAATTCGAAGGTGATGCCATTATCGCATTCTGGGGTGCCCCTCTGCCACTGGAAGATCACGCAGTCAGAGCGTGCTCAGCAGCTCTCAGATGCCATGAAGCCCATGTTGAGATGAACCGACAGTTAATGCTGGAGGGCTACCCTGAAATATTCACGAGAATAGGTCTTTCAACCGGTGACATGGTTGTAGGCAACATGGGTTCATCAAAACGATTCGACTACACCGCCATTGGAAGTACAGTCAACCTTGGCTCAAGGCTTGAGGGTGCCAATAAGGTTTACGATACCTCCATAATGGTTCCCGAAGATACTTTCAAGAATGCCCAAAATCAATTCGTTTTCCGCGAACTGGATACGATCCGCGTTGTCGGTCAGCAGATACCGGTAAAGGTGTACGAACTGAAATGCCGTCGCGATGAAATAACGGATGAACTAGAAACACTTCTCCGCGAGTATTCAAGCGCTCTGGATCTTTACAGAAAAGGTGATTTCAGAGCCGCCGCAGAGAAGTTCTCTTCCGAAGGAGATCCGACATCGATGATAATGGCGCAAAGATGCGGACAAATGATCGAAGAGTACGCTGATGATCCGGATAAATGGGATGGGGTTTTCAATCTCTCGTCGAAATAA